From a region of the Micropterus dolomieu isolate WLL.071019.BEF.003 ecotype Adirondacks linkage group LG21, ASM2129224v1, whole genome shotgun sequence genome:
- the LOC123959805 gene encoding natterin-3-like produces MRWCVAVVLAVLQLCSPALQSEPLLYVSQLQDGQEKPSKPWLNPTLEDIVPSREVIKPPTLREIPESDTTSHSFPMFGEHTNLKWVTWNGSLPNGALAIFNGYTERTDYVCKVNCEAGFYTPSKGNFCQYPYADREYVSSKFEVLVNVDHFEFLQWVEDSYGAVPQYAIKTCPNSDIYVGKNKYGLGKVVTQHKAFFLPWEGDEYWYKSYQVLAINRESYSQHISHVEYGIDQMELFHHPPEALQLSKVTNLECRNVEKTVKLEKTSTVAKTWDIGRETRNGSISTMKAKVPILSPGTVDFTKEQTVTFSEGTSMVESISHSISVQLLVPPNHSCSVRMDGRKMTADIPFTGRLSRTNHNGDTHWTYITGTYDGVTIGEINSVVERCQPVTDPVPCSPAQDKDDDNPVEA; encoded by the exons ATGAGGTGGTGTGTCGCTGTTGTCTTGGCagtgctgcagctctgcagcccAGCGCTGCAGTCTGAGCCACTGCTCTATGTCTCCCAGCTGCAGGATGGGCAAGAAAAACCCAGCA AGCCATGGCTTAACCCCACACTGGAAGATATTGTCCCCTCCCGGGAAGTCATCAAGCCTCCTACACTGAGAGAGATCCCAGAAAGTGACACCACCTCACACTCCTTCCCCATGTTTGGTGAACACACCAACCTCAAGTGGGTCACGTGGAACGGCTCCCTCCCAAACGGTGCTCTCGCCATCTTCAACGGCTACACCGAGCGCACAGACTACGTGTGCAAAGTCAACTGCGAGGCCGGCTTCTATACTCCCAGCAAAGGCAACTTCTGCCAGTATCCGTACGCGGACAGAGAGTATGTGTCCTCCAAGTTTGAAGTGCTGGTCAATGTTGACCACTTTGAGTTCCTGCAGTGGGTTGAAGATTCGTACGGGGCAGTCCCCCAGTATGCCATCAAAACCTGCCCCAACTCGGACATCTATGTGGGCAAAAACAAGTACGGTCTTGGCAAAGTGGTGACCCAACACAAGGCCTTCTTCCTTCCCTGGGAGGGTGATGAGTACTGGTACAAGAGCTACCAGGTTCTCGCTATCAACAGAGAGAGCTACAGCCAGCACATCTCTCATGTGGAGTATGGCATTGACCAGATGGAGCTGTTCCACCATCCTCCAGAGGCCTTGCAGCTCTCCAAGGTCACCAACCTGGAGTGCAGAAATGTGGAGAAGACGGTAAAACTGGAGAAGACCAGTACAGTGGCGAAGACCTGGGACATTGGCAGAGAGACCCGCAATGGCTCCATCTCCACCATGAAGGCCAAAGTGCCCATCCTTAGCCCAGGGACAGTGGACTTCACCAAGGAGCAGACGGTGACCTTCTCAGAGGGAACCAGCATGGTGGAGTCCATCAGTCACTCCATCTCTGTGCAGCTGCTGGTCCCACCTAACCACTCCTGCTCTGTGAGGATGGACGGCAGGAAGATGACAGCTGACATCCCTTTCACTGGCAGGCTGAGCAGGACCAACCACAATGGAGACACCCACTGGACATACATCACGGGCACCTACGATGGCGTGACCATCGGCGAGATCAATTCTGTGGTGGAGAGATGTCAGCCGGTGACTGACCCCGTTCCCTGCTCCCCTGCTCAAGATAAAGATGATGACAACCCTGTTGAAGCCTGA
- the ptrh1 gene encoding probable peptidyl-tRNA hydrolase isoform X1: MGRLKRATVLSNVTLCRYLLLFFKKLLNFVTMRRLLTRVINRVLLSELFTPAMGIEAEIHTQGRRKLVVGLGNPGMESTRHSVGMAVLGALASRLGADDRWRSDKHVSGEVIVSEVQHTHVVLLRPRLLMNVNGVSVAKAAGKYGIKPEDILLVHDELDKPLGKIAIKHGGSARGHNGVRSCVDCLQTDVMPRLRVGIGRPTGKASVERHVLGRFSSEEQKVLDSVLVQSVDLLLSELSQQDSQSPSSPAGGRPAAQKERRRSASPAEDSAAAQS; this comes from the exons ATGGGCCGATTGAAAAGAGCCACCGTTTTAAGTAACGTTACATTGTGTCGTTATttgttgctcttttttaagaagCTGTTGAACTTTGTCACAATGCGACGACTTTTAACACGAGTCATTAACCGAGTTCTGCTGAGCGAGCTATTCACGCCTGCGATGGGCATTGAagcagaaatacacacacaaggcCGGCGAAAGCTG gtggtTGGGCTGGGTAACCCGGGGATGGAGAGTACCAGACACAGCGTCGGCATGGCGGTGCTTGGCGCGCTCGCCTCCCGTCTTGGCGCGGATGACCGTTGGCGCAGCGACAAGCACGTGTCCGGTGAGGTCATCGTGTCAGaggtacaacacacacatgtgGTGCTGCTCCGTCCCAGGCTGCTGATGAACGTCAACGGAGTGTCAGTGGCCAAAGCAG CTGGTAAATATGGGATTAAGCCTGAAGACATCCTGCTGGTCCACGATGAACTGGACAAACCTCTGGGGAAAATTGCCATCAAACATGGAGGAAGTGCCAG AGGTCACAATGGAGTCCGCTCCTGTGTAGACTGTCTTCAGACTGAT GTGATGCCCAGACTTCGGGTTGGGATCGGCCGGCCGACAGGGAAAGCCTCTGTGGAGCGTCACGTCCTTGGCCGGTTCTCCTCAGAGGAGCAGAAGGTTCTGGACTCTGTTTTGGTCCAGAGCGTggacctcctcctctctgaacTCTCCCAGCAAGACTCCCAGTCCCCCTCCTCACCAGCAGGGGGCAGACCAGCAgcacagaaggagagaaggcgCTCAGCCTCTCCAGCTGAggactctgctgctgctcagagCTGA
- the ptrh1 gene encoding probable peptidyl-tRNA hydrolase isoform X2 — protein sequence MRRLLTRVINRVLLSELFTPAMGIEAEIHTQGRRKLVVGLGNPGMESTRHSVGMAVLGALASRLGADDRWRSDKHVSGEVIVSEVQHTHVVLLRPRLLMNVNGVSVAKAAGKYGIKPEDILLVHDELDKPLGKIAIKHGGSARGHNGVRSCVDCLQTDVMPRLRVGIGRPTGKASVERHVLGRFSSEEQKVLDSVLVQSVDLLLSELSQQDSQSPSSPAGGRPAAQKERRRSASPAEDSAAAQS from the exons ATGCGACGACTTTTAACACGAGTCATTAACCGAGTTCTGCTGAGCGAGCTATTCACGCCTGCGATGGGCATTGAagcagaaatacacacacaaggcCGGCGAAAGCTG gtggtTGGGCTGGGTAACCCGGGGATGGAGAGTACCAGACACAGCGTCGGCATGGCGGTGCTTGGCGCGCTCGCCTCCCGTCTTGGCGCGGATGACCGTTGGCGCAGCGACAAGCACGTGTCCGGTGAGGTCATCGTGTCAGaggtacaacacacacatgtgGTGCTGCTCCGTCCCAGGCTGCTGATGAACGTCAACGGAGTGTCAGTGGCCAAAGCAG CTGGTAAATATGGGATTAAGCCTGAAGACATCCTGCTGGTCCACGATGAACTGGACAAACCTCTGGGGAAAATTGCCATCAAACATGGAGGAAGTGCCAG AGGTCACAATGGAGTCCGCTCCTGTGTAGACTGTCTTCAGACTGAT GTGATGCCCAGACTTCGGGTTGGGATCGGCCGGCCGACAGGGAAAGCCTCTGTGGAGCGTCACGTCCTTGGCCGGTTCTCCTCAGAGGAGCAGAAGGTTCTGGACTCTGTTTTGGTCCAGAGCGTggacctcctcctctctgaacTCTCCCAGCAAGACTCCCAGTCCCCCTCCTCACCAGCAGGGGGCAGACCAGCAgcacagaaggagagaaggcgCTCAGCCTCTCCAGCTGAggactctgctgctgctcagagCTGA